A window of Anas acuta chromosome 8, bAnaAcu1.1, whole genome shotgun sequence contains these coding sequences:
- the SLC35A3 gene encoding UDP-N-acetylglucosamine transporter isoform X11 — protein sequence MSTNLKYLSLSILVFQTTSLVLTMRYSRTLKEEGPRYLSSTAVVLAELLKILTCILLVYKDSKCNLRALNRVLHDEILNKPMETLKLAIPSGIYTLQNNLLYVALSNLDAATYQVTYQLKILTTALFSVSMLSKKLGVYQWLSLVILMTGVAFVQWPSDSQATAAKEHSAGSQFVGLMAVLIACFSSGFAGVYFEKILKETKQSVWIRNIQLGFFGSIFGLMGVYIYDGEQLSKNGFFQGYNQLTWIVVVLQALGGLVVAAVIKYADNILKGFATSLSIILSTLISYFWLQDFVPTSVFFFGAILVIAATFLYGYDPKPAGNPIKA from the exons atgTCTACCAATTTAAAGTACCTTTCCTTGAGCATCCTGGTTTTTCAGACTACAAGTCTGGTGTTGACCATGCGTTACTCTCGGACACTGAAAGAAGAAGGACCTCGTTACTTATCCTCTACTGCAGTAGTTCTTGCTGAACTCCTGAAGATTTTAACCTGTATTCTATTGGTCTACAAAGACAGCA AGTGCAATTTACGGGCTCTGAACAGAGTGTTACATGATGAAATCCTTAATAAGCCCATGGAAACTCTTAAACTTGCAATTCCTTCAGGAATTTATACTCTTCAGAATAACCTGCTGTATGTAGCATTGTCAAACCTAGATGCAGCCACATACCAG GTTACATATCAGCTGAAAATTCTTACCACGGCACTCTTTTCTGTGTCCATGTTAAGCAAGAAATTGGGCGTATACCAGTGGCTGTCATTAGTGATTTTGATGACAGGAGTGGCATTTGTGCAG TGGCCTTCAGACTCTCAAGCAACAGCTGCTAAGGAACACTCTGCAGGATCTCAGTTTGTAGGCCTGATGGCAGTTCTTATAGCATGCTTTTCTAGTGGATTCGCTGGagtttattttgagaaaattttGAAGGAAACTAAGCAGTCTGTGTGGATCAGAAACATTCAGCTTG GATTTTTTGGTAGCATATTTGGACTGATGGGTGTATACATTTATGATGGAGAACAGCTGtcaaaaaatggattttttcaaGGATATAATCAACTTACTTGGATAGTTGTTGTTCTACAG GCACTTGGAGGCCTGGTCGTTGCTGCTGTTATAAAATATGCAGACAACATTTTAAAGGGATTTGCAACTTCTCTCTCTATTATACTGTCAACATTGATCTCCTATTTCTGGCTTCAGGATTTTGTTCCTACAAG TGTCTTTTTCTTCGGAGCCATCCTTGTAATAGCAGCTACTTTCCTGTATGGTTATGATCCAAAACCTGCAGGAAATCCTATTAAGGCATAG
- the SLC35A3 gene encoding UDP-N-acetylglucosamine transporter isoform X9: MITNQDNTVVQDHMEKNNQEMSTNLKYLSLSILVFQTTSLVLTMRYSRTLKEEGPRYLSSTAVVLAELLKILTCILLVYKDSKCNLRALNRVLHDEILNKPMETLKLAIPSGIYTLQNNLLYVALSNLDAATYQVTYQLKILTTALFSVSMLSKKLGVYQWLSLVILMTGVAFVQWPSDSQATAAKEHSAGSQFVGLMAVLIACFSSGFAGVYFEKILKETKQSVWIRNIQLGFFGSIFGLMGVYIYDGEQLSKNGFFQGYNQLTWIVVVLQALGGLVVAAVIKYADNILKGFATSLSIILSTLISYFWLQDFVPTSVFFFGAILVIAATFLYGYDPKPAGNPIKA; encoded by the exons ATGATTACTAATCAGGATAATACTGTAGTTCAAGACCACATG gaaaaaaataatcaagaaatgTCTACCAATTTAAAGTACCTTTCCTTGAGCATCCTGGTTTTTCAGACTACAAGTCTGGTGTTGACCATGCGTTACTCTCGGACACTGAAAGAAGAAGGACCTCGTTACTTATCCTCTACTGCAGTAGTTCTTGCTGAACTCCTGAAGATTTTAACCTGTATTCTATTGGTCTACAAAGACAGCA AGTGCAATTTACGGGCTCTGAACAGAGTGTTACATGATGAAATCCTTAATAAGCCCATGGAAACTCTTAAACTTGCAATTCCTTCAGGAATTTATACTCTTCAGAATAACCTGCTGTATGTAGCATTGTCAAACCTAGATGCAGCCACATACCAG GTTACATATCAGCTGAAAATTCTTACCACGGCACTCTTTTCTGTGTCCATGTTAAGCAAGAAATTGGGCGTATACCAGTGGCTGTCATTAGTGATTTTGATGACAGGAGTGGCATTTGTGCAG TGGCCTTCAGACTCTCAAGCAACAGCTGCTAAGGAACACTCTGCAGGATCTCAGTTTGTAGGCCTGATGGCAGTTCTTATAGCATGCTTTTCTAGTGGATTCGCTGGagtttattttgagaaaattttGAAGGAAACTAAGCAGTCTGTGTGGATCAGAAACATTCAGCTTG GATTTTTTGGTAGCATATTTGGACTGATGGGTGTATACATTTATGATGGAGAACAGCTGtcaaaaaatggattttttcaaGGATATAATCAACTTACTTGGATAGTTGTTGTTCTACAG GCACTTGGAGGCCTGGTCGTTGCTGCTGTTATAAAATATGCAGACAACATTTTAAAGGGATTTGCAACTTCTCTCTCTATTATACTGTCAACATTGATCTCCTATTTCTGGCTTCAGGATTTTGTTCCTACAAG TGTCTTTTTCTTCGGAGCCATCCTTGTAATAGCAGCTACTTTCCTGTATGGTTATGATCCAAAACCTGCAGGAAATCCTATTAAGGCATAG
- the SLC35A3 gene encoding UDP-N-acetylglucosamine transporter isoform X10 — protein MSNKLKNKRKSKEKNNQEMSTNLKYLSLSILVFQTTSLVLTMRYSRTLKEEGPRYLSSTAVVLAELLKILTCILLVYKDSKCNLRALNRVLHDEILNKPMETLKLAIPSGIYTLQNNLLYVALSNLDAATYQVTYQLKILTTALFSVSMLSKKLGVYQWLSLVILMTGVAFVQWPSDSQATAAKEHSAGSQFVGLMAVLIACFSSGFAGVYFEKILKETKQSVWIRNIQLGFFGSIFGLMGVYIYDGEQLSKNGFFQGYNQLTWIVVVLQALGGLVVAAVIKYADNILKGFATSLSIILSTLISYFWLQDFVPTSVFFFGAILVIAATFLYGYDPKPAGNPIKA, from the exons ATGAgtaacaaactgaaaaacaaacgGAAGAGCAAG gaaaaaaataatcaagaaatgTCTACCAATTTAAAGTACCTTTCCTTGAGCATCCTGGTTTTTCAGACTACAAGTCTGGTGTTGACCATGCGTTACTCTCGGACACTGAAAGAAGAAGGACCTCGTTACTTATCCTCTACTGCAGTAGTTCTTGCTGAACTCCTGAAGATTTTAACCTGTATTCTATTGGTCTACAAAGACAGCA AGTGCAATTTACGGGCTCTGAACAGAGTGTTACATGATGAAATCCTTAATAAGCCCATGGAAACTCTTAAACTTGCAATTCCTTCAGGAATTTATACTCTTCAGAATAACCTGCTGTATGTAGCATTGTCAAACCTAGATGCAGCCACATACCAG GTTACATATCAGCTGAAAATTCTTACCACGGCACTCTTTTCTGTGTCCATGTTAAGCAAGAAATTGGGCGTATACCAGTGGCTGTCATTAGTGATTTTGATGACAGGAGTGGCATTTGTGCAG TGGCCTTCAGACTCTCAAGCAACAGCTGCTAAGGAACACTCTGCAGGATCTCAGTTTGTAGGCCTGATGGCAGTTCTTATAGCATGCTTTTCTAGTGGATTCGCTGGagtttattttgagaaaattttGAAGGAAACTAAGCAGTCTGTGTGGATCAGAAACATTCAGCTTG GATTTTTTGGTAGCATATTTGGACTGATGGGTGTATACATTTATGATGGAGAACAGCTGtcaaaaaatggattttttcaaGGATATAATCAACTTACTTGGATAGTTGTTGTTCTACAG GCACTTGGAGGCCTGGTCGTTGCTGCTGTTATAAAATATGCAGACAACATTTTAAAGGGATTTGCAACTTCTCTCTCTATTATACTGTCAACATTGATCTCCTATTTCTGGCTTCAGGATTTTGTTCCTACAAG TGTCTTTTTCTTCGGAGCCATCCTTGTAATAGCAGCTACTTTCCTGTATGGTTATGATCCAAAACCTGCAGGAAATCCTATTAAGGCATAG